The Neofelis nebulosa isolate mNeoNeb1 chromosome X, mNeoNeb1.pri, whole genome shotgun sequence genome has a segment encoding these proteins:
- the TASL gene encoding TLR adapter interacting with SLC15A4 on the lysosome, producing the protein MLSEGYLSGLAYQKDIHWSCSSYNEQMAEEEEETKSATHSYHSVDETQVRSLYVSCKSSDKFMSSVHARESQHSGKQRTIMLQTNPNPVFESPSLAAVEICRDSSRETYLVPPSCKSICKNYNDLHIAGDQVMAINSVTTDFPPESSFDYGPLLKSSEIPLPMEDSIPTQPSDFPQKPIQRYSSYWRITSVKEKSSLQMQKPVSNAVLNEYLEQKLVELYKQYIMDIEFHDSSPTQILASELIMTSVDQISLQVSREKNLETSKAKDIVINCLLQLVSGEISTPSLRISQYSNVNP; encoded by the coding sequence ATGCTGTCAGAAGGGTATCTCAGCGGACTTGCCTACCAGAAGGACATCCACTGGAGCTGTTCATCTTATAATGAGCAGAtggctgaggaggaagaagagacaaaatCTGCTACTCATTCCTATCACTCTGTGGATGAGACTCAAGTCCGAAGTCTGTACGTGAGCTGCAAATCCTCAGACAAGTTTATGTCCTCAGTGCACGCGCGAGAGAGCCAACACAGTGGAAAGCAGAGAACCATAATGCTGCAGACAAACCCCAACCCTGTGTTTGAAAGCCCCAGCTTGGCTGCAGTGGAAATATGTAGAGACTCGAGCAGAGAGACCTACTTGGTTCCACCTTCCTGTAAGAGTATTTGCAAGAATTACAATGACTTACATATTGCAGGTGACCAGGTGATGGCTATTAATTCAGTGACGACGGATTTCCCCCCTGAGAGCAGTTTTGACTATGGCCCTTTGCTGAAATCATCGGAGATTCCTCTGCCCATGGAGGATTCCATTCCCACTCAGCCCAGCGACTTTCCCCAGAAACCTATCCAGAGGTATTCGTCGTACTGGAGAATAACCAGCGTCAAGGAGAAAAGCAGCCTGCAAATGCAGAAGCCAGTTTCTAACGCAGTGCTGAACGAATACTTGGAGCAGAAGCTTGTAGAATTATACAAGCAGTACATTATGGACATTGAGTTTCATGACAGTTCTCCCACCCAGATTCTGGCGTCTGaactcatcatgacaagtgtggATCAAATTAGTCTCCAAGTGTCCAGAGAGAAGAATCTGGAGACCTCCAAAGCCAAGGACATAGTCATTAACTGCCTATTACAGCTGGTATCGGGTGAAATTAGCACCCCTAGTCTCCGTATTTCTCAGTACAGCAACGTCAATCCATAG